In one Thermococcus sp. 2319x1 genomic region, the following are encoded:
- the moaC gene encoding cyclic pyranopterin monophosphate synthase MoaC: protein MELTHVDEKGVKMVEVGHKDVVFRKAVAKGRIKLKPETIKLIQEGKTKKGNVIAAAQLAGILAVKKTPELIPLCHPIPLTGVDISFEFGEDYIEATCEVRAYYKTGVEMEALTGVSVALLTIWDMVKAAEKDPNGQYPFTKIEEIKVVEKVKE, encoded by the coding sequence ATGGAGCTCACGCATGTCGATGAAAAGGGCGTAAAAATGGTTGAAGTTGGGCATAAGGATGTAGTCTTCAGGAAAGCCGTTGCAAAGGGGAGGATAAAACTAAAGCCTGAGACCATCAAGCTCATCCAAGAGGGAAAAACAAAAAAGGGAAACGTGATAGCAGCTGCACAGCTTGCGGGAATTTTGGCCGTAAAGAAAACTCCAGAACTCATTCCCCTCTGTCATCCAATTCCACTAACCGGAGTGGATATATCCTTTGAGTTCGGAGAAGACTACATCGAGGCAACTTGTGAGGTGAGGGCTTACTACAAGACGGGCGTTGAAATGGAAGCACTAACTGGTGTCAGCGTTGCCCTTCTAACAATATGGGACATGGTCAAAGCTGCAGAAAAAGACCCCAACGGCCAGTATCCCTTTACAAAGATTGAAGAGATTAAAGTAGTGGAGAAAGTGAAGGAGTAG
- a CDS encoding YbjQ family protein — MEELILATTENVPGYRVVKVLGIARGATVRAKHLGKDILASLRNIAGGEVKEYTEMLAEAREIALQRMIQHAKEMGANGVIGVRFMTSAVAAGAAEIFAYGTAVILEKE, encoded by the coding sequence ATGGAGGAACTTATTCTTGCTACAACGGAGAACGTCCCTGGGTATAGGGTAGTTAAAGTTCTTGGAATTGCAAGAGGGGCAACCGTTAGGGCAAAGCACCTTGGAAAAGACATACTTGCCAGTTTAAGGAATATCGCTGGTGGAGAAGTTAAGGAGTACACTGAAATGCTTGCAGAGGCGAGAGAGATAGCTCTTCAGAGGATGATTCAGCATGCAAAGGAAATGGGAGCAAACGGAGTTATCGGAGTTAGATTTATGACTTCAGCTGTTGCTGCTGGGGCAGCGGAGATTTTTGCCTACGGTACCGCTGTTATATTGGAAAAGGAGTGA
- a CDS encoding archease — protein MKRWEHYEHTADIGIRGYGKTLEEAFEAVAIALFDVMVNVEKVEKREVREIEVEGEDLYSLLYNFLEELLILHDTEGLVFRDFEVKIEKTKEGYKLKAKAYGEKLSEKHEPKEEVKAITYHDMEIKQLPNGEWMAQLVPDI, from the coding sequence ATGAAAAGGTGGGAGCACTATGAACACACCGCTGATATTGGGATAAGGGGATATGGAAAAACCCTTGAAGAGGCTTTTGAAGCCGTTGCAATTGCTCTTTTTGATGTAATGGTTAACGTTGAGAAAGTTGAGAAGAGAGAAGTAAGAGAAATCGAAGTTGAGGGAGAAGATTTGTATTCCTTGCTTTACAACTTCCTTGAAGAGCTCCTTATCCTCCATGATACGGAAGGACTGGTTTTTAGGGACTTTGAGGTCAAGATAGAGAAAACCAAAGAGGGGTACAAGCTCAAGGCAAAAGCCTATGGAGAAAAGCTGAGCGAAAAGCACGAGCCAAAGGAAGAAGTTAAAGCCATAACCTACCACGACATGGAGATAAAACAGCTCCCCAACGGGGAATGGATGGCACAGCTTGTCCCGGATATCTGA
- a CDS encoding ABC transporter permease subunit, with the protein MSSILNVSMKEIYEGIKTKRLLIVLVVFLTAGAGYAYWIKSTLMIMGVLDADMALNVAQNVQISSMTLFLAVLGAIFGADAINREVERGTIKVTLSHPIYRDEYLIGKFLGRMAVIIMAFLIFAIGSVAFLLILGVPLSSEFVATFVKMLPFFVIFSLVYLSLGVLLSTFIKKPSTAIIVAVILPIFLEIVYPSVASTIVVLMSLKEGVTLTNPIILQETLKKVYLLLSPVPGYHMDNILNTIKYGVSTSEFSELLVSGGLSITLQPSNISYLEAIGIAWKNIVALVIMFLLPFAIAYAKFMKMELR; encoded by the coding sequence ATGTCATCAATTTTGAACGTTTCCATGAAAGAAATCTATGAGGGAATAAAGACAAAAAGATTGCTCATAGTGCTTGTCGTGTTTTTGACGGCTGGAGCAGGGTATGCGTACTGGATAAAGAGTACTTTAATGATAATGGGGGTTTTAGACGCTGATATGGCTTTAAACGTCGCTCAAAATGTCCAAATTTCCTCAATGACGCTTTTCCTTGCAGTACTTGGAGCAATCTTTGGGGCCGATGCTATAAACAGGGAAGTTGAGAGAGGAACTATTAAAGTCACTTTGAGTCATCCAATTTATAGGGATGAATACTTAATAGGAAAGTTCCTTGGCAGAATGGCGGTGATTATAATGGCATTTTTAATATTCGCAATAGGGAGCGTTGCATTCCTATTAATACTTGGTGTTCCTTTGAGCTCAGAATTCGTAGCAACTTTTGTGAAAATGTTGCCGTTTTTTGTAATATTCTCACTCGTTTACCTTTCTCTGGGAGTATTACTTTCGACATTCATAAAAAAGCCTTCAACAGCAATAATAGTGGCGGTAATTCTGCCGATATTCCTTGAAATTGTCTACCCAAGTGTTGCTTCAACTATTGTTGTGTTAATGAGCTTGAAGGAGGGGGTTACTCTTACTAATCCAATAATCTTACAGGAGACACTAAAAAAAGTTTATCTCCTGCTCTCACCAGTCCCCGGTTACCATATGGACAACATACTAAATACGATTAAGTATGGGGTTTCTACATCTGAATTCTCCGAGCTACTGGTTTCTGGAGGGCTTTCAATCACACTGCAGCCGTCAAACATTTCGTACTTAGAAGCGATTGGAATTGCATGGAAAAACATTGTGGCCTTGGTAATTATGTTTCTCTTACCTTTTGCGATAGCCTATGCAAAGTTTATGAAAATGGAGCTGAGGTGA
- a CDS encoding tRNA (cytosine(49)-C(5))-methyltransferase codes for MEEVAKMNRAFYERYQKLDDGEEFWKLMMAPLRQSIRINTLKAPIEYVKARLEERYELEPIPWVKEGFFINTREFGEMVEYALGLVFPQEASSMIPPVVLDPKPGELVLDMAAAPGAKTTQIAQYMKNEGCIIANDLKKWRANVLIANLNRFGVLNARVTVRDGIYFSRFEDTFDKILLDAPCSSVGMIRKSFKFLTDWSMKKVIRYSNIQKKLIVAAYKALKPGGVLVYSTCTIDPLENEEVVDYLLSKTDAKLEKINLPLKSTPPVLEFEGKKYSEEVKKCLRIHPQDNNTEAFFVAKIRKP; via the coding sequence ATGGAAGAAGTTGCCAAGATGAACAGGGCATTCTACGAGAGGTACCAAAAGCTCGACGATGGGGAAGAGTTCTGGAAACTTATGATGGCACCCCTGAGGCAGAGCATAAGAATCAACACCCTCAAAGCTCCCATAGAGTACGTAAAGGCAAGGCTGGAAGAAAGGTACGAGCTTGAACCAATCCCTTGGGTAAAGGAAGGGTTCTTTATCAACACCAGGGAGTTCGGGGAGATGGTAGAGTACGCCCTTGGGCTTGTCTTTCCTCAAGAGGCGTCCTCAATGATACCCCCCGTTGTCTTAGATCCCAAACCCGGAGAACTTGTCCTTGACATGGCGGCCGCCCCGGGAGCAAAAACAACTCAAATAGCCCAATACATGAAAAACGAAGGGTGCATAATAGCCAATGACTTAAAAAAATGGCGTGCTAATGTTTTGATAGCAAACCTAAACCGGTTTGGAGTGCTTAACGCAAGGGTTACCGTCAGAGACGGCATTTACTTTTCACGATTTGAGGATACCTTCGACAAAATACTCCTTGATGCACCTTGCTCGAGTGTGGGAATGATAAGAAAAAGCTTCAAATTCCTGACGGATTGGAGCATGAAGAAGGTTATACGATACTCCAACATTCAAAAAAAGCTAATAGTGGCAGCTTACAAAGCTCTAAAGCCCGGAGGAGTTTTGGTGTACTCCACTTGTACAATAGACCCCCTTGAAAACGAAGAGGTTGTTGACTACCTCCTCTCCAAAACTGACGCCAAGCTTGAGAAAATCAACCTACCTCTAAAGTCAACACCTCCCGTTTTGGAGTTTGAAGGAAAGAAGTATTCCGAGGAGGTGAAAAAATGTCTTCGCATTCATCCACAGGACAACAACACGGAGGCGTTCTTTGTAGCGAAGATAAGGAAACCATGA
- a CDS encoding NEW3 domain-containing protein, which produces MKRKAFVIVFLLLLSSFSLINAQPWMTVFEDKVKIGETLIVGGYKIEVTLEKNEMKPYAIIYESGDIKKVVGQGNITEIDSIRIVLGSYDAENQEVFVALQYKPPLMKELSPEKGTSFDVDGYSLEVIDSGSDRVLLNINGDRVEIKENSVRVYDKIALEYTGGVVKIYHANVEVVREEKKDYEIHYPFRGLKVEAGAEVQIPVEVINKGNGELKLQLKVISKPPGWDVKVLDESGRYEVSELTLKPSTSVTLTLFAKIPEGVSGVKRIRFAVGEETGEINLNVIKRESVDVVVSLLGIESEAGQNITFPITLKNHGGEKDVTLEVREKPAGWNAYFLMGNQRVRSFLLEGEQEITLFVEVPRNAELGEHEIRFSINGIERSVSVFVYKTYKGEPAKLLVTVKDEEGSFVQKAKIDVGNKTVLTDSYGKATFELKPGVYRLVAEREGYEKSEEEVTLEDGEEKTLEITLTKLPYYFELEGGGDTIAVTVGSTGVYRFGIKNLGKEEDTYSLSLLSIPEEWSGEFYYAESPLRSIKVSSGESKEVVLRLVPPFNAQPGEYNLTAAVKSSSGLEKRINIVVKLIGEYKFEMYPETPMISVKAGREGVTYVSLENIGTAPVTNIKFEVSAPQGWDVRAIPQVIPELRPSYFEEGNVRVGTTGVESRLTVTIKVPETAPAGTYQITITGKGDQAQASTQITVRVTQSSSTAYIGMLILALTFGAVIWMMRRVGRR; this is translated from the coding sequence ATGAAAAGGAAAGCTTTTGTCATTGTTTTTCTCCTTCTACTCTCAAGCTTTTCCCTCATAAACGCCCAACCATGGATGACGGTGTTTGAAGATAAAGTGAAGATAGGGGAAACCCTAATTGTGGGGGGTTACAAAATAGAGGTAACGCTGGAAAAGAACGAAATGAAACCGTATGCGATAATCTATGAAAGCGGGGACATAAAAAAGGTCGTGGGTCAGGGAAATATCACCGAGATTGACAGCATAAGGATTGTACTTGGAAGCTATGATGCTGAGAATCAAGAGGTGTTCGTTGCCCTGCAGTATAAGCCCCCTCTGATGAAGGAGCTCAGCCCCGAAAAAGGTACCTCATTTGATGTTGATGGCTACTCCTTAGAGGTGATTGACTCGGGAAGTGACCGTGTGTTGCTCAACATAAACGGTGACAGGGTGGAGATAAAGGAAAATTCTGTCAGGGTTTATGATAAAATTGCCTTGGAATACACGGGCGGTGTTGTGAAAATTTACCATGCCAATGTTGAGGTGGTGAGAGAAGAGAAAAAAGATTACGAGATACACTATCCTTTTAGGGGATTGAAAGTTGAGGCCGGTGCTGAAGTTCAAATTCCCGTGGAAGTCATAAACAAGGGTAACGGTGAGCTAAAGCTCCAGCTGAAGGTAATTTCAAAACCCCCCGGATGGGACGTAAAAGTTCTTGATGAAAGCGGGAGGTATGAAGTGAGTGAACTCACTCTAAAGCCCTCGACTTCTGTAACTCTAACTCTTTTTGCGAAGATTCCCGAAGGAGTTAGCGGAGTAAAGAGAATTCGCTTTGCTGTTGGAGAAGAAACCGGGGAAATAAACCTAAATGTAATAAAAAGAGAAAGCGTTGACGTAGTGGTTTCTCTTCTCGGCATTGAAAGCGAAGCTGGCCAGAACATCACGTTTCCGATAACCCTAAAAAATCATGGAGGGGAGAAGGATGTAACATTGGAGGTAAGGGAAAAGCCTGCAGGATGGAATGCTTACTTCCTTATGGGCAACCAGAGAGTTAGGTCTTTTCTCTTAGAGGGGGAGCAAGAGATAACCCTTTTTGTGGAAGTCCCAAGAAATGCTGAACTCGGCGAGCATGAAATAAGGTTTTCAATAAACGGAATAGAGAGGAGTGTAAGCGTTTTTGTTTACAAAACTTACAAAGGGGAACCGGCAAAATTGCTTGTGACCGTTAAAGACGAGGAGGGCAGCTTTGTGCAAAAGGCAAAGATCGATGTTGGGAACAAAACCGTCCTTACTGACAGCTATGGAAAAGCCACCTTTGAACTCAAGCCCGGGGTATATAGACTTGTTGCAGAAAGAGAGGGGTACGAGAAGAGCGAGGAAGAGGTCACACTTGAAGACGGTGAGGAAAAAACCTTGGAGATAACCCTAACGAAACTTCCCTATTACTTCGAACTTGAGGGAGGTGGGGACACAATTGCCGTCACGGTGGGTTCAACAGGGGTCTATCGGTTTGGCATAAAGAACTTGGGGAAGGAAGAAGACACTTACTCGCTTTCCCTTTTAAGCATTCCCGAAGAGTGGTCTGGTGAATTCTACTATGCGGAAAGCCCTTTGAGGAGCATAAAGGTAAGTTCTGGGGAGTCCAAGGAGGTTGTTCTAAGGTTGGTTCCTCCCTTTAATGCTCAGCCGGGAGAATATAACCTAACAGCTGCCGTCAAAAGTTCCTCCGGGCTGGAGAAAAGGATAAACATAGTAGTAAAGCTCATCGGCGAGTACAAATTCGAGATGTATCCTGAGACCCCAATGATTAGCGTTAAAGCCGGTAGAGAGGGAGTGACATATGTTTCCCTTGAAAACATCGGGACAGCTCCAGTAACAAACATAAAATTTGAGGTGAGCGCTCCCCAGGGATGGGATGTTAGAGCTATCCCCCAGGTAATCCCGGAACTTAGACCTTCTTATTTTGAGGAGGGTAATGTTAGGGTAGGAACGACCGGAGTGGAGAGCCGCTTAACCGTTACTATAAAAGTCCCGGAGACTGCTCCGGCCGGAACATACCAGATAACAATCACCGGCAAGGGTGACCAAGCTCAGGCAAGTACCCAAATCACGGTTAGGGTAACACAGAGTTCAAGCACCGCATACATAGGGATGCTCATACTCGCCCTTACATTTGGGGCGGTTATATGGATGATGAGGAGGGTGGGTAGAAGATGA
- a CDS encoding ABC transporter ATP-binding protein, with product MKAIEVENLTKSYGNLKAVDELSFEVYKGEIFGFLGPNGAGKTTTILSMLGLIIPDKGTVRILGNDVFREPIKVKERIGFLPENATLYEELTAWGNLEFFANFYGFSKSEKEKRIEELLKLVGLWDVKYRKVKTFSKGMKQRLLLAQALINDPEVLILDEPTSGLDPEGAYLVKSIIREERKNGKTVFFSSHVLSEVEELSDRVGIIVKGKLRALGALEEIKREFMELEGYEIKVETKQALPEIELSEIIRVERVGENKAIIFAKNDIREQLSELLTRRGITIVSLEVEEPSLEDVFLRTIYRRGAE from the coding sequence ATGAAAGCCATAGAAGTTGAAAACCTAACTAAAAGCTATGGAAATCTCAAAGCCGTTGATGAATTGAGCTTTGAAGTTTACAAAGGGGAAATTTTCGGATTTTTGGGTCCGAATGGAGCGGGTAAAACGACCACTATCTTGAGCATGCTCGGACTTATAATCCCCGACAAAGGCACTGTGAGAATACTCGGAAATGACGTTTTCAGAGAACCTATAAAAGTCAAAGAGCGGATAGGCTTTCTTCCAGAAAATGCGACGCTTTATGAAGAATTGACAGCATGGGGGAATCTTGAGTTCTTTGCAAACTTTTACGGCTTCTCCAAATCAGAAAAAGAAAAACGCATAGAGGAACTTCTGAAACTCGTTGGGCTTTGGGATGTAAAGTACAGAAAGGTCAAAACTTTCTCGAAGGGGATGAAGCAACGGCTTTTGCTGGCTCAAGCACTCATAAACGATCCTGAGGTGTTGATACTGGATGAGCCAACGAGCGGTCTCGACCCGGAAGGAGCCTACCTTGTAAAGAGCATCATCAGGGAGGAGCGCAAAAACGGAAAAACGGTGTTTTTCTCATCCCATGTACTCAGTGAAGTAGAGGAGCTTAGCGATAGAGTTGGCATAATAGTCAAGGGGAAGCTTAGAGCATTAGGGGCACTTGAAGAGATAAAAAGGGAATTCATGGAACTTGAGGGATACGAGATAAAGGTTGAGACAAAGCAAGCGCTTCCGGAAATCGAGCTGTCCGAGATTATAAGGGTGGAAAGAGTGGGCGAAAATAAGGCGATTATATTTGCAAAGAATGACATAAGAGAACAGTTGTCTGAGCTTCTGACAAGGAGAGGGATAACCATTGTAAGCCTCGAGGTTGAGGAGCCGAGCTTGGAGGATGTTTTCCTAAGGACTATCTACAGGAGGGGAGCTGAATGA
- a CDS encoding ABC transporter permease: MKALNIAVKELYVAVKSKRFAVLLGVYVLLLLLLSYSLRDELSGLTSPSVDNLSLNLFGASGDVFVTPLSTMLTLNFTFFTVIGAILGASLGADAINKEIESGTIKTLLGHPVYRDEVINGKFIGNALVLLITVLAGYVFAIAFLLINGTPLDGDSIARGFLAFLLSLLYSLTFLSISLLFSTFFKKPETSMLVSIGLAVFLTMVYGALVSLIAQHIAGEIPPYGTPAFELWEENFKLWEQRLHSINPAHHYAALVVAVFAGDRIANYYAPLGDSLILMLDNLSMLLTFLLFPFALAYARFMTSDLR, translated from the coding sequence ATGAAGGCGTTAAACATTGCAGTAAAGGAGCTTTACGTAGCGGTAAAAAGCAAAAGATTTGCGGTACTCCTTGGTGTTTATGTTCTCCTTCTTCTTTTGCTCTCTTACTCCCTGAGGGACGAGCTAAGTGGGTTAACTTCTCCCTCTGTTGATAATCTATCACTGAATCTGTTTGGGGCAAGTGGAGATGTCTTTGTCACGCCTTTATCCACCATGCTTACCCTCAACTTTACGTTCTTCACGGTAATCGGTGCAATCCTTGGGGCTTCCCTTGGGGCAGATGCGATAAACAAAGAGATTGAGAGCGGAACTATAAAAACGCTCCTCGGACATCCAGTTTACAGGGATGAAGTTATAAACGGAAAGTTCATTGGTAATGCACTTGTTCTGCTCATCACGGTTCTTGCGGGGTATGTGTTTGCGATAGCTTTTCTCCTTATCAATGGGACGCCCCTTGATGGAGATTCAATTGCAAGAGGGTTTCTTGCATTCCTTTTGAGCCTCTTATACTCCCTGACCTTTTTGAGCATCTCCCTTCTCTTCTCAACCTTTTTCAAAAAGCCCGAGACGTCAATGCTCGTATCCATCGGGCTGGCAGTTTTCCTAACGATGGTATATGGGGCTTTGGTTTCCTTAATAGCCCAGCATATAGCAGGAGAGATACCACCCTATGGAACACCCGCTTTTGAACTATGGGAAGAAAACTTCAAGCTCTGGGAGCAGAGATTGCATTCCATAAATCCGGCTCACCACTATGCGGCTTTAGTTGTTGCGGTCTTTGCCGGGGATAGAATAGCTAACTATTATGCTCCCCTTGGAGATTCCCTAATTTTGATGCTCGACAATCTCTCAATGCTTTTGACCTTCCTACTCTTCCCATTTGCTCTTGCTTACGCTAGATTTATGACCAGCGACCTCAGATGA
- a CDS encoding intein-containing RctB family protein gives MWVEIPLKRIDKIRWEIPKFDKRMRVPGRVYADDALLKKMKQDRTLEQAANVAMLPGIYKYSIVMPDGHQGYGFPIGGVAAFDVKEGVISPGGVGYDINCLAPDSRVLTEHGYWLKVEEMPKLFKLQGLKVYNLDEGHNDASEIAFVAERDVEEGEKAVRITTETGRVIEGSEDHPVLTPEGYVYLGNVKEGDFVLVYPFEGMEFERREGILLSEEDFRDADVQAVKFLKERKLIPLRWDDPRLGTLARILGFAFGGGHLGEMGGRLSLSFYGTEKALRELKKDLDRLGISSNLYVREREYSIETVSGGYEGRSTSAELRVSSRAFALLLEKLGMPRGKKAENAYHVPTWIGEAPAWIKRNFLAGLFGADGSIVEFKGVTPLPINLTQSKDERLRENLGEFMGEIQALLEEFGVRSTVYEVKSRRGVTLRLALVGEESIRNFLGRIGYEYAPEKKEKGLIAYAYLKFKERVKEERKEAMERVRKVYEDTGSVELAHAQVKDTVNRRFVERTVYEGEREPRVPKDFPTFEEFAVERGYAGGFVAEKVVKVEHIEPEYEKFYDIGVYHEAHNFIANGVVVHNCGVRLIRTNLTEKEVRPKIKQLVDTLFKNVPSGLGSEGRIRLHWTQLDDVLADGAKWAVDNSYGWKEDLEHLEENGRMEGADPNAVSQQAKQRGAPQLGSLGSGNHFLEVQVVDKIFNEEIAKVYGLFEGQVVVMVHTGSRGLGHQVASDYLKIMEKANRKYNVPWPDRELVSVPFQTEEGQRYFSAMKAAANFAWANRQMITHWVRESFEEVFKQKAEDLEMHVVYDVAHNIAKVEEHEVDGRKVEVVVHRKGATRAFPAGHPEVPRAYRSVGQPVLIPGSMGTASYVLAGAEGSMKETFGSTCHGAGRVLSRHDATRQFRGDKLRNELMQRGIYIRAASMRVVAEEAPGAYKNVDNVVNVVHEAGIASLVARMRPIGVAKG, from the coding sequence ATGTGGGTGGAGATCCCATTAAAAAGAATAGATAAGATCAGGTGGGAGATACCGAAGTTCGATAAAAGAATGAGAGTGCCGGGAAGAGTTTATGCAGATGATGCACTACTCAAAAAAATGAAACAAGATAGAACCCTTGAACAGGCCGCAAATGTGGCCATGCTTCCGGGGATTTATAAGTATTCTATAGTAATGCCCGATGGCCATCAGGGCTACGGCTTCCCAATCGGCGGTGTAGCGGCTTTTGACGTGAAAGAAGGCGTTATAAGCCCCGGAGGAGTGGGCTACGATATCAACTGCCTTGCTCCGGACTCCAGAGTCCTGACGGAGCACGGCTACTGGCTCAAAGTGGAGGAGATGCCAAAGCTCTTCAAGCTCCAGGGGCTCAAAGTTTATAACCTCGACGAGGGCCACAACGACGCCTCGGAGATAGCGTTCGTTGCGGAGAGGGATGTCGAAGAGGGCGAGAAAGCCGTCAGGATAACCACCGAAACGGGCAGGGTAATCGAAGGAAGCGAGGACCATCCGGTATTGACTCCCGAGGGCTACGTCTACCTCGGGAACGTGAAGGAAGGAGACTTCGTGCTCGTCTATCCATTCGAAGGTATGGAATTCGAGAGAAGGGAGGGGATCCTGCTGAGCGAGGAGGACTTCAGGGATGCCGATGTCCAGGCGGTCAAGTTCCTTAAAGAGAGGAAGCTCATTCCGCTCCGCTGGGATGACCCGAGGCTCGGAACGCTCGCGAGGATCCTCGGATTCGCCTTCGGGGGCGGCCACCTTGGCGAGATGGGCGGAAGGCTGAGCCTGAGCTTCTACGGAACCGAGAAAGCCCTCAGAGAGCTGAAGAAGGACCTCGATAGGCTCGGGATAAGCTCAAACCTCTACGTCCGCGAGAGGGAGTACTCCATAGAAACCGTCAGCGGGGGCTATGAAGGCAGGAGCACCTCGGCCGAGCTCAGGGTTTCGTCAAGGGCCTTCGCGCTCCTCCTGGAAAAGCTCGGAATGCCCAGAGGCAAGAAGGCAGAGAATGCCTATCACGTTCCGACCTGGATCGGGGAAGCTCCCGCGTGGATAAAGAGAAACTTCCTGGCGGGCCTCTTCGGAGCGGACGGAAGCATCGTGGAGTTCAAAGGAGTGACGCCCCTCCCGATAAACCTCACCCAGTCAAAGGATGAGAGGCTGAGGGAGAACCTTGGGGAATTCATGGGCGAAATTCAGGCGCTTCTTGAGGAGTTCGGAGTTAGGAGCACCGTCTACGAAGTGAAGTCCAGGAGAGGGGTAACCCTCAGGCTGGCCCTGGTGGGAGAAGAGAGCATCAGGAACTTCCTTGGAAGGATAGGCTACGAATACGCTCCAGAGAAGAAGGAGAAGGGCCTGATAGCCTACGCCTACCTGAAGTTCAAGGAGCGCGTGAAGGAAGAGAGGAAGGAGGCTATGGAAAGGGTGAGAAAGGTTTACGAAGATACCGGAAGTGTGGAGCTCGCCCACGCACAGGTTAAAGACACCGTGAACCGGCGCTTTGTCGAGAGAACTGTGTACGAGGGCGAGAGGGAGCCAAGGGTTCCCAAGGACTTCCCGACCTTTGAGGAGTTCGCAGTGGAGAGGGGCTACGCGGGCGGCTTCGTTGCCGAGAAGGTCGTAAAGGTGGAGCACATCGAGCCAGAATACGAAAAGTTCTACGACATCGGCGTTTACCACGAGGCCCACAACTTCATCGCCAACGGCGTCGTCGTCCACAACTGCGGCGTCAGGCTTATTAGGACGAACTTAACGGAGAAAGAAGTTAGGCCAAAGATCAAACAGCTCGTCGATACTCTATTCAAGAACGTGCCAAGCGGACTTGGAAGCGAAGGAAGGATTAGGCTTCACTGGACGCAATTAGATGACGTTCTTGCAGATGGCGCAAAGTGGGCTGTGGATAACAGCTATGGCTGGAAGGAAGATTTAGAGCATCTAGAAGAGAACGGGAGAATGGAAGGAGCGGATCCAAATGCAGTAAGCCAACAAGCAAAGCAAAGAGGGGCCCCACAATTGGGCTCTCTAGGAAGTGGAAACCACTTCTTGGAAGTGCAGGTAGTTGATAAAATCTTCAATGAGGAAATCGCCAAGGTATACGGCCTTTTCGAAGGGCAAGTTGTCGTTATGGTGCACACTGGGTCAAGGGGGCTTGGTCATCAGGTAGCAAGCGATTACCTAAAGATCATGGAGAAGGCAAATAGAAAGTACAACGTGCCATGGCCAGACAGAGAGCTTGTGAGCGTTCCATTTCAAACAGAGGAAGGTCAAAGATACTTCAGCGCCATGAAAGCGGCCGCAAACTTTGCATGGGCTAACAGGCAGATGATCACCCACTGGGTAAGGGAGAGCTTTGAGGAAGTGTTCAAGCAAAAGGCAGAAGACTTAGAAATGCATGTAGTTTATGATGTTGCCCACAACATAGCGAAAGTTGAGGAGCACGAGGTTGATGGAAGGAAAGTCGAAGTCGTAGTTCACAGGAAAGGTGCCACAAGGGCATTTCCGGCCGGTCATCCGGAGGTTCCAAGGGCCTACCGCAGTGTCGGACAGCCTGTTCTAATTCCGGGTTCAATGGGTACTGCAAGCTATGTTTTGGCTGGTGCAGAGGGTTCAATGAAAGAAACCTTTGGTAGCACATGCCACGGTGCGGGAAGGGTTTTGAGCAGACATGATGCTACAAGACAATTTAGAGGGGACAAGCTTAGAAATGAGCTCATGCAGAGAGGAATATACATCAGGGCAGCGAGCATGAGGGTTGTTGCAGAGGAAGCCCCCGGAGCCTACAAGAACGTCGATAACGTTGTTAACGTTGTTCACGAAGCTGGAATAGCAAGCTTAGTGGCAAGGATGAGGCCCATTGGAGTTGCCAAGGGTTAA